CCGCTTGCTGGACTTTCGTCTGGACGAGCCGGGAGTTCCCTTTGCCTATTCGGACCGTCTTGCACGAGAGAACGGCTGGAGCATGGCGTACACGTTTCGCGTCATTGCAGAATATCGTAAGTTCCTGTTTCTATGCTGCGTGATGGAAACGAACCCCACGCCTTCGGATCAGGTCGATCAGGCGTGGCATCTTCATCTGCTTTATACGAAGTCTTACTGGATCGATCTCTGCCGCCATACGATCGGTCGCGAATTGCACCATATACCCACTGAGGGCAGACAGGAGCGACAGAGGTTCGTCGAGCAGTATCTGAAAACGCTTGATACCTACCGTCAGTACTTTGGAAATCCGCCCGCCGACGTCTGGCCGGACGAGAAGACTCGCTTCGCGAGTATCCGCTGGATGAGAATCAATCTGCATACGTACATTCCCGTGAGGAGACTATGGAAGATCTTCTGAATGGTTATACACCGGCCGAGATCAGGCTGCTCATTGATCCGAAGGCAACGCGCATCGAGCTACTCAAGCTGACATTTCGCGATCTTGTTTTAAGATGCATACTCCGGCTCGAGGGAGAAGGTGATGACGTTGATGTGACGAAGGGCGAGTCGTTCCGACCATGGCCGCAGAAAAGGCATGAGACGGTCTTTACGAATATGTTTCTTGAAATCACCGATATGACCGTTCCCGTAATGAAGTATTTCAAGGCGGTTTATGACGAATCCGATTCGGATCGACAGTATCGCATCGTAATGACCGCACATGATCTGAAGAAGAACGGCCTTGTAAACGACAGTGCCATCGATCGCATGCTCGATCACGTTACTCTTACGAAGAATGGGAAGGACTTTGTGAAGAGGCTTCGCAGCCTTTTCAACGACTATGAATCCAGAATAGGGAAGCAGCTCGATCCGCAGCGAGTCGCCGGAATCGTTCAACCGCTTGGTACGCACTTCCTTTTACTTGCAAACATGCCAATGGCGATCTACCCGGCCCTTGTGCCTTTGCTCGATCTATCGTTACCCGTCGAGCAGCGCCAGCTTGATTCGACATCCGGCTCCGATGGTTCGGGTTTCGATACGTTTTCAAGCTCCGATATCGATACGATGCTTGATTGCGACTCGTCGTTTGCAGATGCCTGCACCGATGGGGGCGGCGCTGATTCGGATTCGGGCGATTCGTCAGATTCGGGATGCTCGGGTTGCGGAGGATGTGGTGGCGATTAGGGTTTTTTCTTGGGCGGAGAGCTGGTAGCCACGAGATCGCTGAAAGATTCGCCCGCTCAGCTTTTTTTTGTGACAGTTCGGCTGTTTTCTGACCGGCATCGTCATGAACGAACAGACTCGAGTGGATCGGGAGCCCTATTACCGATCGCGATCCACGTTGCTCATTCCGGAATCTCTTTTCAAGCGGTTCTTCTGGCGGAGTCCTTACATCAAAGTGGGGCAATGGGCCCTTGGCGGGTTTCTATCCATACTGATGGATGATCCGGCGTTGGAATACAAGCTGAGCTTCCTGGAAAGAACCGGCAAATGGAAGAAGCAGTACCAAGAAGAAGGACAGGAGTTATGTCGGGTGAATTTTTATCCGGATGATCGGGATTGGGGGCGGTTGTCTGCGATTGCGAATGCGACGGGATATTCTCGATGTTACATCTTCGTTTACCTGATGCTCATCGCATTGGGGGTGATAGCTCTGGAGAATGGAGGAACTCAGCGGTCTTGGGTGAAGGGCCACTGGAATCCGATAATGATTTGCTCTATGACTGTCGATGCGGTCAGCCGAAAACTCACAAGAATCCTACAAACATAGCGCGCGACTCCGCACACCCTCATTAACAGTCACTGCATCCTTCCTCGCCCGAGCCACCGGCCCGGGCAAACATAGCCCTTTACAAAAAGAGGCTTGATCACGTCAGAAGTTAAGCGGCGACTTGCTCGTCATGTCTGACCAGCTGCTTCTTGCCCCGCGATGTCTTCGCGTTTCGCAGAAAGCGGATGATACCCAGAGCGGCAAAGAGACGCATCACCTGAAACGTCGGATCAAACTCAAAACGACGATAGGCGAAGTTCGGCGAATCCGGATGCGCATGGTGGTTGTTCTGGTAAAGCTCTCCCACGATTAAGAAATCGACGGGCAGGGTGTTTCGGGATTGGTCCTTGGTGCGACGGTGATTGATGTAGCCGTACTTATGTCCCGCCCAGTTCACGATGGCGCCATGTACGGGGCCCATCAGCCAGTGAAAAGGAAGCAGGAGATACAGGTACCACATCCCCGCCGGAACGAAAGCGATATAGAAAAGGGTATAAATGGCGCCGAAGCCGATGCGGACCGTCCAGGAGACCGACAGACGTTCGATGAGCGGCCACTCTGGAAACGCAGTATGAGTCGTTTCTCTCGGCGCCTCGACAAGCCTGCGAGAGTATCCGTCATAGATCATCGCCGTTTTGTACATCATACTGAAGATGTTCGTCGAGAAGTGCGGCGAATGCGGATCTCTATCCGTATCGCTGTGATTGTGGTGCAGTCGATGCAGAATGGCGTATCCGCGCGGATTGAGAAAGCTCGAACCCTGTGTAATAAAAGTAAAGAGAAAGAAGAACCGCTCCCAGAAAGGGCTCATCGAGAACATGTGATGAGCGGCATAGCGATGTAAAAAGAAGCTCTGACTGAAGGCCGAGAGCAGCCAGTGGAGGGTGAATAGAGTAAAAATAGCGATCATAACTACTGAGAACCTGATTCTGAATCACAGTTGCAATAAAATGGCGCGTTTTGCTACTTATAGCCTTGCTCCTCGCGGATAAGCGTGCATGGGTTATCCGTATTTAATACTATTAAATAGTTAACAGGGGCGAAACACTGTCTGTCAGCAAAAATGTCGTCTATCTTTTATTGTAAGCCAATGACTTTTTCGCCGTTTCTGCCTTGACATTTATTCTCATCTGGCCTGATTCTGATTACAAGATTCCGTCTCAAATAGGATTCTGTCGCTGCGTATCCCGCCAAACAGAGAATCCGTTTTGAGGCAGAGCCTTCGTAGAAGAGCGAATCACAAACAATACAAAAAGGAAGAGAAGCGAGATATGAGCCTCATCAAAAAACCAGAAACGACGGAAAAGGCGTTACCCACGGACTCTCTGGCCTACCTGGCGGGCCGACTGATGATCGGTATGAGTATGTTCGGCCACGGCCTTGTGCGGATTCCAAAAATCCCCGAATTCAGCGACTGGATGATGCATACCTTTGCCGATTCCATGGTGCCTACGTTTATCGTGCAAGGATTCTCAACCTTGCTGCCCATCGGAGAGCTTGCCGTCGGAGTTCTGCTTTTACTAGGGTTCTTCACACGTCAGGCGGCACTTACCGGCGCGCTTCTTATGTCCATTCTGATCTTTGGAACGTGCATGATCGAGAACTGGGACGCCATCGGACTTCAGCTGCTCCATGGTGCCTTCTTTCTTTTCTTACTCTATCACCGAGACGAAAACCTGCTCTCCCTCGATGCCGTATTTAACAAGCGCACGGTGGCTTGAGCAGAGCCTCGTTGCATAAAAGGCATTCTGTTAATGCCCCGGGGGCAAGTGACAGCCGGGGCCAACCTCTTTACCTGTTATGCGTAAAGACTGCATTGAGTACCTGTGCCTGTTTCTTGACGTCCTCACCGACAAGGTCTTTCAGCGATTGCCGATCCGAAGTCATCGTAACTCCGGCCTCCTGCAGGCGATGGCGAAGCTCCTCCGGGTTTACGTGAGCTACCTCGGCCACCGTAGCGAGCGGAGCGTTTCCGAGGGCGCGTATCGGCGCTACAAAGGGAGGTTCACCGCCGGCACGAATCGGTAAAAACGAGGCGGCAAGGATCAGAGCAAAGACGCCGATCAGGGACAACCCTTTTGTCGTGCTGAAAGCCTTCTTGAACGGCTTTACGTTCGCTATGATATGCAGTCCGATAGCGCCGAGGAAGATCCAGCTCAGCCATTCATGCGCCTGTTTGTTCCAGCCTGTATCGAAGTGAAAAAACATCAGCACGCCGGTTATGGCGACAAGGATGAACGACCCTATTGTCAGGGGGGTGATCCAATCTCTATTTAGTTTCATCTTGTAAGGCTCCTGTGAGCGATTGCCGCTCTAATAGGGATACCCGGCTGCCTCCGCAAAAGGTTCAGAAACAATTGTAAATAACTGTGGTGCTTTCGTATGCAGGAGGCGCCAGAGGGAAGCAGCGGCCTTGAGGCCAATTCACGCAACAAAAGTGTTGCCTTTTCTTGCGCAGTCTTTTTTATGCAATATAAAGGTTGCGTGTTCTCTGGCTCTGTGTAAAGAGGATGAACCAGGCTGTGCGACTTTGCCCAAAAACCGTCTCGGTCCTGAAATCCTTCTTGGGTATCAGAACCGGCTCTAAGGAGATTCGAATGGAAAAGCAAACGGAAAATGAGATCGTCCGGCGCATTGAGATCGGCGCCCCGGTTTCAAAGGTATGGCAGGCGTTGACCGATCATAAAAAATTCGGAGAGTGGTTCCGGGTGAAAATCGACGGCCCTTTTGTCGTCGGGCAACGCTCTCTCGGTAAGATAACGTATCCCGGGTATGAAGGTTATCCGTGGGAGGCCACCGTTGTCGCTATCGAGCCCGAGCACTATTTTGCATATCGATGGCCGGCCGGAGCCGAACAGGGCGAACAGGAGACAGAAGAGAACTGGACGCTGGTGGAGTTTCGACTGGAGGCGAAAGGCAACGGTTGTGTATTGACGCTGACCGAGACCGGGTTTGAAAACATTCCGCCGAATCGGCGTTCGGTAGCGTTCCGCGATAATAGCGGGGGATGGACGATTCAGATGCAGAATATCAAAGAGTATGTTGAATGACAGCACTCAAGAACCTGACTCCGGCAAAGGCGCAGGCCTTTGCTGCCGTTTTTGCCGCGCTGGGCGATGAAACACGACTGAGCCTCGTTGCACGGTTGGCCGACGGCCGGCCTCAGTCCATCAGCACGCTGACCGCGAACACAGAACTGACGCGACAGGCCGTTACCCGACATCTTCGCGTTCTCGAAGAGGTCGGGCTTGTGCAGAGCTTGCGTTCGGGACGCGAAACTCTCTTTGAAATCGATCTGCGTCCGTTCAAGGACATGAACGATTACATGAACCTCGTATCGAGCAAATGGGATCAGGCTCTCGGCCGACTGAAATCATTCGTGGAGCAGTGAATGTCCACGTAGCCTTACTGTGCCAGGTCTCGTATGCGAGCCTTCAGCTCGTCATACGGAAGCTCCAGTCGCACGGCGAGGTCGGTCAAAGAGAAGAGGCGCAGCTCTGTGTCCTTGCCGCGCGGCACGTACCGGCCGATTGGCTGAACGTTTGAGAGATTTCCCGCCGCAAGCACGCTTTCATCGAAGATCACGGAGCGACCGACCTTGCGCGTCACAGCCTGCAGGCGAGCCGCCGTATTCACCGTATCGCCGAGATAGGTATAGTCCTTTCTGCTCACCGACCCCACATTACCTTCAAGCACCTTACCCGTTGAGATTCCGAATCCGGCGAAGAGCAGCGAGAAAGGATCGTTAGCCGAACGGGAGGCGCGCAGACTTTTGAGCTTTGCTGAGATCTGTCGCACGGCTTCGAGAGAGGCTGCCGTTTCGTCGGCATTGAATACCGCCATCAGACCGTCGCCAAGCATCTCTGAGACCGGACGCATGAGAAAATCCTGCGAGTCGTCGAGGATGACGGTTTTCATCGCCCAATCCGAATAGGCGCGCGTTTCGAGATTCAATTCCACTTTGAGAACGAAAAGATCTCTATGCCTGTCATCGGCGAAGATCTTTGACAGACGTGCGTCGAGTATTTCAACAGGGCCTTCAATGATCTGGTAGAAGACGTCTTTGTAGGTAAAGAGCACTCCGGTCAATCCGTCTCGCTCGTTGTTTCGAATGGAGAGCTCGGCGATCTTCTGTATCTCTTCGCCTGTCAGATGACGGCTGAATCGGCTGATGTATGTGACTCGTTTCATGGAACCTCGATGGCAATTAATGCAGGAAAGTGCATTCCGTCGATGATCATCGACGCTTCTCTTTGTTGTTTCTCTAAGAGCAGAAACACAATCTATCGACGACGATTTTCTATTATATACGATGAAAATATCCGGTCTGATCGGCCCGCTTTGTAACTTGACATCTTTCCGGAATCCGGGCTGGTATTCTCATGCAGCCTCTTTCGGACTGGTACACGGTATCCTTTGACGAAACGCATGTGCGTCGCCATGTTCGACCTCCGTCGGGCGAGCCCTGGCAGGACTCTTTTTCCTGGTCGAACATCGTAAGGGTCTGCTACGAACCCGGTGAATTCCTGACCTCCGATACCTTTCACGTTTTCATAAACGATCGAGAGGCGAGTTTTGCCATTCCATCAGAAGCGGAGGGGGCGGTTGAGTTCTGGGGCGAGATCATCCGTCGCGGCTTTTTCGACGCCGAGACCTCTATCAAGATCAGTACCGGCCAGCTGGGGTTAACCTGCTGGCCTCCGATAGAGGGGTGATGGCTCTGCGTCCTCCATTCGATTTGAAGCAACTCGCTCTCGGAGCGGTTCACCGTGTGGTGCGGCCGCCTTCAGATCTGCGTCCGTGGGTGGTCTGCTTCTGGTCTATGTCTGCTCGGGCCGATTCCGATCAGATCGTTTTGATTCCCGACGCCTGCGTGGATTTTATTTTTTCGCGGCAGGAGCCCGGAGGCGGTTTTCTCTCGGTCAGCCCTCTTGAGGCGCAGAGCATCGCGCTCGGGCAGCGCACCTATTATGGAATCCGTTTCTTGCCTGGTGTGTTTACGGCTCTTACCCGTATTCCCACGAAAGAGCTGGCTTCGCTGTTTGTGCAGGCCTCTGACGTTGAATTTCCGGAAACAGAGGAGCTTCAATCAACCGTTGCAGAAAGTCGTAGCGAGGCCGATGTGTTTCAGAGGATGCAGGAATGGGTGCGCTTGCTTCTTGCTTCGCGCAGCCCTGAGCTGAACCCGAAGCTGGCGTATGCGCTTGATAAGATCTACTCAGGCCATCGTCTGATCGAATCCGATATTGGATCGCTGATCGGACCGAGGCAGCTAAGACGCCTTTTCGCCGAGCAGACGGGCCTCAGTCCGAGAAGTATGATCCAGATTATGCGGTTCCAGAGAGCGCTCGATGAATTTGTAAAGACTCCTGATCAGACTCCATCGGAATACTTCGATCAGGCGCACTGGATAAAGGAATGCAAGCGCTTCACAGGAATGACGCCGGGCTCCCTTCGCCGGGTGCTTATTCCGGAAATGTCCGATTCATACAATGAGGGCGATCGTCTTCACGCTACACTGACATTATGAAAATGAATGTCGGATACGTTACCCATAACCTGCAGCCATGCCGCGACTTCTACGTGCAGAAGCTCGGCTTTTCGGTGCAGTTCGAGAACGAATGGTATGTTCTTTTGAAGGCGCCGGATTCTGGAATAGAGATCTCGTTCTTGCAGCCCGGACTGGAGTTTCAGGCGCCTGTCTTTCAGACCGCTTACAACGGAAAAGGAACCTATCTAACGATAGAAGTGCCCGACGTTGAGGCGCTCTATGGCGACTTTAAGGAACGAGGAATTACGATCTACAGAGATCTCAAGAATGAGGAATGGGGCGACCACCATTTCATCGTTCTTGATCCGAACGGCACGGGATTGGATTTTGTTACGTACAGGCCCACAGAGTAGGGAGCCTACCCCTGGCAGGAATCGAACCTGCGCGCACGGCTTCGGAGACCGATGCTCTATCCACTGAGCTACAGGGGCTGTTGACCGCTCTTTTGATAAGAGCCCGTTCAGGTTTTTCGCTGCCGTTGCTCCGTCAATGCCGTTCTACAATGAGCGGGCCATCTCGACGGCGCGGCGGGCTCCAAAATAAAGCCCCGTCTCGCTTCGTCGCTGAATGGCTTCGTTGCGGCGGATGAGCGGGCCGTCTTCCGGAAGCATCGAGAGGATAAGGTCGGCCGCCTGCTCGGGGCGACTGCATTCGGCGTCGCATTCGTCGAGTTCGACCAGATAGTTCGAGCTATCGATTTCGTGATCGGCGAGACGGCGCAAAAGAACTTTCGGAACAGGAAAATACGCCACCTGCGCCGGTCTTGTTACAAGCAGATCGACGCAGCGGATCAACTCATCGGTGGCGCGCACGCTCAGTCCGTGTTCAGTGAAACGAAAGATGGTGACCGCATGCGTTGGCTCATCAGATGAGATGGCATGCCATCGCCCGAAGCGACTGAGGCCTTCGGAGCTATCGACTTCCGTAAACGGTATCTTCTTCGCCTCAAGAAGCGAGATCAACTCCGAGGCGAAGTCCGCATGTTCGCCGCAGTTGATCATAAGAAACAGCCGGCCCTCATCGATAGCGGGAAGAATGCGCTCGATGAGCTTGCGCAGGAAGCCGGCCTGCGCTCCCGTTCCGCCAAGCGAAAGAAGGCAGCGAAGCGGAGCGTTGCGTCGTCTGCGTTCGATGCGGTGCTGCGCGTCGATGGCGACGTTTTCGGCGATGCTTCGCGGAACGAAATGACCGGCGCATTCGATCTCATCGGCCGGTACGCCCATCTTCTGGAAGCGAGCGCACGACGACTGGGTCTGTACGACGTTACGAGCACCAGGAGCAAGCAGATAGTACTGCGGATGGTTATCCGGAATCAGATTAAGAACCTTTGTAAAACCGGCGGCCACGGCCATCTGCGCGGCGAACGGATAACTGGCCATGCAGAGCAGATCTTTCTGCAAAGACGAAAAGAGCGGACTGTACTGCTTTGCAAGATCGGTGGAGATGGCCAGCGTATCGATCGTGCCGCGAAGCAGGATGGCGTTCCACAGCGCCTGCATGGGCCCGCCTATGTCGAAGCTGAGGCGGCTGAAAAGCGAGTAGAGCCCTTCCATGTCGCGAATCAATCCGGATTGCGGAGCATCGACCGACATCAGATCAAGCAGCGCCGGATGCATATCGTCGGCCCATGTGATGACGGCGCGGGCGATGCGATGATGACCGTAGCCCATGCGGATGCTGCTCAGAAGCAGCCCGATATCGTGTATATTGCCTGTTTCATTATCGCCGGCCTGAAGCTGCACGCATCGTTCGTGCAGAGCGGACGGCTGTGCCTTCAGAGATAACGGCTTGATGCGTCCGCCGTAGCGAACGTTCAGATAAAGGCGAAGCGCCTCGGAACCAGCCCAGGAGAGAGGACCGGGCTGCTGTCCGTACAGCGACGGCATACCCGGTTTATCTTTGAAGGCTCAGAGACTGTCAAGAGAGAATCGCACTCTTTCTTGCACGATCTGCCATCCGAGCAAAGAAAAGAGCACGTTCAGTTCGAGACCGGCCAGCGAGCCCGTCGCCGCGGCGCGAACGGGCATGAAAAGGCCTTTGCCCTTCTGTCCGCTGCGTGCGCCCGTCTCTTTGATGGCCTCGCCGAATTCGTCGGGCGTCGCCGGCTTCTTCTCGTCAAGCAGCGCGAGAAAGGCTTCAAGCACGGTCTTCGCCTCGGGCGTTCCGGCCATGGCCTTCGCGTCGGCGTCCATCTCGACCTTCTCGCGAAAGATCTCTTTCAAATACGGAACGGCGTCTTCAAGCGTATAGATATACTCTTTCACCGAGGCAAAGGCGCGACGAACGTTCGCTTCATCGCTTCGGATGAGTGCGGCGACCCGGGCGTCTTTTTCGAGAAAGGGAAGCGCAAGATCCCAGACCTGATCGGTCGGATAATGACGCAGATACTTCTGATTGAGCCAGTTTAGCTTGCTCTTTCCGTTGATGATCTTGCCCAGCTCTTCACGGCTGAGCTTCGTCGGATCAAACTCGCTTTCATCGTTCGCCTGAAAGAAGTCGAACATGGCCGGCGACTTCGAACAGCGGGCGACGTCGAACTTTCGCGCAAGCTCGCCGTCGGGCATGAACTCGACGGCGTCTTCAGGATACCAGCCGAGAAGGGCCATGTAATTGACAAGGCCTTCAGAGAGATATCCGAGTTCTTTGAAGAAAAGTACGGACGTGGCGCCTCTTCGCTTCGACAGCTTCTTGCGATCCGTGCCGACGATCTCTGAAATATGTGCGTAGGTGGGTAACGGCAGTCCAAGCGCCTCATGGATCAGGATCTGTCGCGGAGTATTGGAAAGATGGCCGACGCCGCGAATGACGTGCGAGATTTTCATCTCATGATCGTCGATGACGACGGCATAGTTATACGAGGGAAAGCCGTCGGACTTGACGATGACGAAGTCGCCGATCAGTCGCGCATCAAACTTTACCTTGCCCTGCACGAGGTCGTTAACGGCGATCTCGTTCGGCTCCACCTTGAAGCGGATGGCATGCGGTTCGCCGGCGTCGATCTTCGCCTTCGCCTCTTCGGCCGTGAGGTTGCGACACTTGCCGTCATAGACGTGCGGCAATCCAAGCTTGCGCGAGCGCTCCTGCTTCGCTTCCAGCTCTTCGTCGGTGCAGAAGCACGGGTAGGCATTGCCCGCCGCAAGCAGCTTCTCGGTAAAAGGCCGGTAGTGATCGAGCCTCTCTGACTGACGATAGGGAGCGTAGGGCCCGCCTTCGCGCACGCCTTCGTCGGCCTTGATGCCCAGCCATTCAAGCGAATCAAGGATGATCTTTTCGGATTCCGGAGTGGAGCGTTCCTGGTCGGTGTCTTCGACACGGATGACGAAGGAGCCTTTCATCGCCTTCGCGTACAGGTAATTGAAAAGCGCGGTGCGAGCTCCTCCGATATGAAGGTATCCGCTCGGGCTCGGTGCGAATCGTGTACGAATCTCAGACATCTTTGTTTCCTCGTTTAAAGATAAGAATGCTCGGCCGTTCTATCGGATCTGCTGGAACTGCTCGCGCAGGCCGTAGTCGTTGATATGGTAGACGACGTCATAGTAGTGGTTCTCTGTTTTCTGCACGGCGATGATCTGGCCTTTTTTATGGATCAGGTCTTTCAGTCGCTGTACTCCGTACGGGCTGATCGTAATGTAGATGAAAGGCTCTTTCAAAAGATAACGCAGAGCAAGAGGCTCGCATTCGTTTCGTGCCATATCAAGCGCCTCGCTGTAGGATCGGGCCGAGACGCGAAAATAGACCTGATAGGTGGAGCTTGAGATCATTCCGGTGCGTTTATATTCGTCGGGGATGTTGTCGCGCAGCTGTTCCGCCTCGCGACGGTAATCCTCCCCGGTTTTGCAGCCGGGCAGGAACGCACTCAGGAGTAGAGCGAGAAGGATTGAATGAATCGTTCGGCCCATATCCGACAGAATTCCTTTTTTTTCGCATCGGTCTCGGGGTCATGCTTCTTTTCTGCCTGGCCTGTCAGCTGTAGCACGGACTGCATACGTAATCCCGGATACCCGCACGGATGGATGAACGAAAACGTCTGTAGCTCATTGCTGTAGTTGACGGCGACGCCCGATGAACTGAAGCCCGAGCGGATCTCAAGGCCCGACGAGACCACCTTCTCGCCGGCGTCGGTGTACAGTCCGGGCGCCTTCGCATCGGGACGTAGCTTCAGTCCGAAAACGGAATCAAGGCTCTCTGATGTGATGTCGAGCATCGCTTTTACGAAATCCGACAGGGGGATCTTGCGAGAGCGCAGGTCGATATGCGGATAAATGACGATCTGTCCCGGC
This region of Leptonema illini DSM 21528 genomic DNA includes:
- the lipB gene encoding lipoyl(octanoyl) transferase LipB — translated: MIMNRQPISILYLEKPMRYGRYVRYTELLRRSRRENLVFCQHYPVVTMGVQTQASSLLLSAEDFARNAVDIVPVKRGGDATAHEPGQIVIYPHIDLRSRKIPLSDFVKAMLDITSESLDSVFGLKLRPDAKAPGLYTDAGEKVVSSGLEIRSGFSSSGVAVNYSNELQTFSFIHPCGYPGLRMQSVLQLTGQAEKKHDPETDAKKKEFCRIWAERFIQSFSLYS
- a CDS encoding DoxX family membrane protein, which codes for MSLIKKPETTEKALPTDSLAYLAGRLMIGMSMFGHGLVRIPKIPEFSDWMMHTFADSMVPTFIVQGFSTLLPIGELAVGVLLLLGFFTRQAALTGALLMSILIFGTCMIENWDAIGLQLLHGAFFLFLLYHRDENLLSLDAVFNKRTVA
- a CDS encoding acyl-CoA desaturase; the encoded protein is MIAIFTLFTLHWLLSAFSQSFFLHRYAAHHMFSMSPFWERFFFLFTFITQGSSFLNPRGYAILHRLHHNHSDTDRDPHSPHFSTNIFSMMYKTAMIYDGYSRRLVEAPRETTHTAFPEWPLIERLSVSWTVRIGFGAIYTLFYIAFVPAGMWYLYLLLPFHWLMGPVHGAIVNWAGHKYGYINHRRTKDQSRNTLPVDFLIVGELYQNNHHAHPDSPNFAYRRFEFDPTFQVMRLFAALGIIRFLRNAKTSRGKKQLVRHDEQVAA
- a CDS encoding BLUF domain-containing protein; amino-acid sequence: MKRVTYISRFSRHLTGEEIQKIAELSIRNNERDGLTGVLFTYKDVFYQIIEGPVEILDARLSKIFADDRHRDLFVLKVELNLETRAYSDWAMKTVILDDSQDFLMRPVSEMLGDGLMAVFNADETAASLEAVRQISAKLKSLRASRSANDPFSLLFAGFGISTGKVLEGNVGSVSRKDYTYLGDTVNTAARLQAVTRKVGRSVIFDESVLAAGNLSNVQPIGRYVPRGKDTELRLFSLTDLAVRLELPYDELKARIRDLAQ
- the gltX gene encoding glutamate--tRNA ligase: MSEIRTRFAPSPSGYLHIGGARTALFNYLYAKAMKGSFVIRVEDTDQERSTPESEKIILDSLEWLGIKADEGVREGGPYAPYRQSERLDHYRPFTEKLLAAGNAYPCFCTDEELEAKQERSRKLGLPHVYDGKCRNLTAEEAKAKIDAGEPHAIRFKVEPNEIAVNDLVQGKVKFDARLIGDFVIVKSDGFPSYNYAVVIDDHEMKISHVIRGVGHLSNTPRQILIHEALGLPLPTYAHISEIVGTDRKKLSKRRGATSVLFFKELGYLSEGLVNYMALLGWYPEDAVEFMPDGELARKFDVARCSKSPAMFDFFQANDESEFDPTKLSREELGKIINGKSKLNWLNQKYLRHYPTDQVWDLALPFLEKDARVAALIRSDEANVRRAFASVKEYIYTLEDAVPYLKEIFREKVEMDADAKAMAGTPEAKTVLEAFLALLDEKKPATPDEFGEAIKETGARSGQKGKGLFMPVRAAATGSLAGLELNVLFSLLGWQIVQERVRFSLDSL
- a CDS encoding helix-turn-helix domain-containing protein translates to MALRPPFDLKQLALGAVHRVVRPPSDLRPWVVCFWSMSARADSDQIVLIPDACVDFIFSRQEPGGGFLSVSPLEAQSIALGQRTYYGIRFLPGVFTALTRIPTKELASLFVQASDVEFPETEELQSTVAESRSEADVFQRMQEWVRLLLASRSPELNPKLAYALDKIYSGHRLIESDIGSLIGPRQLRRLFAEQTGLSPRSMIQIMRFQRALDEFVKTPDQTPSEYFDQAHWIKECKRFTGMTPGSLRRVLIPEMSDSYNEGDRLHATLTL
- a CDS encoding glycine-rich domain-containing protein: MNRIEQELYRRLLDFRLDEPGVPFAYSDRLARENGWSMAYTFRVIAEYRKFLFLCCVMETNPTPSDQVDQAWHLHLLYTKSYWIDLCRHTIGRELHHIPTEGRQERQRFVEQYLKTLDTYRQYFGNPPADVWPDEKTRFASIRWMRINLHTYIPVRRLWKIF
- a CDS encoding DUF4405 domain-containing protein; this translates as MKLNRDWITPLTIGSFILVAITGVLMFFHFDTGWNKQAHEWLSWIFLGAIGLHIIANVKPFKKAFSTTKGLSLIGVFALILAASFLPIRAGGEPPFVAPIRALGNAPLATVAEVAHVNPEELRHRLQEAGVTMTSDRQSLKDLVGEDVKKQAQVLNAVFTHNR
- a CDS encoding DUF1564 family protein, yielding MNEQTRVDREPYYRSRSTLLIPESLFKRFFWRSPYIKVGQWALGGFLSILMDDPALEYKLSFLERTGKWKKQYQEEGQELCRVNFYPDDRDWGRLSAIANATGYSRCYIFVYLMLIALGVIALENGGTQRSWVKGHWNPIMICSMTVDAVSRKLTRILQT
- a CDS encoding SRPBCC family protein, whose amino-acid sequence is MEKQTENEIVRRIEIGAPVSKVWQALTDHKKFGEWFRVKIDGPFVVGQRSLGKITYPGYEGYPWEATVVAIEPEHYFAYRWPAGAEQGEQETEENWTLVEFRLEAKGNGCVLTLTETGFENIPPNRRSVAFRDNSGGWTIQMQNIKEYVE
- a CDS encoding VOC family protein, producing MKMNVGYVTHNLQPCRDFYVQKLGFSVQFENEWYVLLKAPDSGIEISFLQPGLEFQAPVFQTAYNGKGTYLTIEVPDVEALYGDFKERGITIYRDLKNEEWGDHHFIVLDPNGTGLDFVTYRPTE
- a CDS encoding DUF6938 domain-containing protein, with the protein product MPSLYGQQPGPLSWAGSEALRLYLNVRYGGRIKPLSLKAQPSALHERCVQLQAGDNETGNIHDIGLLLSSIRMGYGHHRIARAVITWADDMHPALLDLMSVDAPQSGLIRDMEGLYSLFSRLSFDIGGPMQALWNAILLRGTIDTLAISTDLAKQYSPLFSSLQKDLLCMASYPFAAQMAVAAGFTKVLNLIPDNHPQYYLLAPGARNVVQTQSSCARFQKMGVPADEIECAGHFVPRSIAENVAIDAQHRIERRRRNAPLRCLLSLGGTGAQAGFLRKLIERILPAIDEGRLFLMINCGEHADFASELISLLEAKKIPFTEVDSSEGLSRFGRWHAISSDEPTHAVTIFRFTEHGLSVRATDELIRCVDLLVTRPAQVAYFPVPKVLLRRLADHEIDSSNYLVELDECDAECSRPEQAADLILSMLPEDGPLIRRNEAIQRRSETGLYFGARRAVEMARSL
- a CDS encoding ArsR/SmtB family transcription factor; translation: MTALKNLTPAKAQAFAAVFAALGDETRLSLVARLADGRPQSISTLTANTELTRQAVTRHLRVLEEVGLVQSLRSGRETLFEIDLRPFKDMNDYMNLVSSKWDQALGRLKSFVEQ